The Chaetodon auriga isolate fChaAug3 chromosome 3, fChaAug3.hap1, whole genome shotgun sequence genome has a window encoding:
- the lrrc8c gene encoding volume-regulated anion channel subunit LRRC8C: MIPVMEFRQFSEQQPAFRVLKPWWDVFTDYLSVIMLMIGVFGCTLQVMQDKIICLPQRISSPSENTSDVEVKSLLHLQSNISVVPREMTGLKTDLDLQQYSFINQMCYEKALHWYAKYFPYLVLIHTLVFMVCSNFWFKFPGSSSKIEHFISMLGKCFDSPWTTRALSEVSGENPEEKDHKKSGTPRSNIALSPGEGSLEKTQSLRSIPEKIVVDKPSASVLDKKEGEQAKALFEKVKKFRLHVEEGDILYLMYVRQTVFKVFKFLLIIAYNSSLVNKVRNRVRCEVEIQDMTGYKDFECNHTMAHLFSKLSYCYLCLVAVYGLTSLYTSYWLFYRSLKEYSFEYVRQETGINDIPDVKNDFAFMLHMIDQYDPLYSKRFAVFLSEVSENKLKQLNLNHEWTAEKLRQRLQTNTNNRLELQLFMLPGLPDTVFELTELQSLKLEIINNVTIPASISQLEDLQELSLYQCSLKLHTTATSFLKENLKVLRVKFDDNRELPNWMYGLRNLEELYLTGSLSPDTSKNIVFESLREMKCLKTLSLKSNLTKIPQSIVDVSSHLQRLYLHNDGTKLVMLNNLKKMSNLIELELVRCDLERIPHAIFSLTNLQELDLKENNLRSIEEIISFQHLRKLTCLKLWYNGIMYIPEHIKKLGSLERLYFSHNKIEILPSHLFLCNKLRYLDLSNNDIRFIPPEIGVLQSLQYFSVTCNKIENLPDELFFCKKLKTLKLGKNSLSILSPKISYLALLTYLDLKGNHFEVLPQELGCCRALKRSGLIVEETLFETLPSDVRDQMKAE; encoded by the exons ATGATTCCTGTGATGGAATTCCGGCAGTTCTCTGAACAACAGCCAGCGTTCAGAGTCCTGAAGCCGTGGTGGGATGTGTTCACTGACTACCTGTCTGTAATCATGCTGATGATCGGTGTCTTTGGATGCACTCTTCAG gTAATGCAGGATAAAATCATATGTCTTCCCCAGAGAATATCATCGCCTTCAGAAAACACAAGTGACGTGGAAGTGAAGTCACTGTTACACCTGCAATCCAATATTTCAGTGGTACCAAGAGAAATGACAGGCCTGAAAACCGATCTGGATCTTCAACAGTACAGTTTCATCAATCAGATGTGTTACGAGAAGGCTCTGCACTGGTATGCCAAGTACTTTCCTTATTTGGTTCTAATACACACTCTAGTCTTCATGGTGTGCAGCAACTTCTGGTTCAAATTCCCTGGCTCGAGCTCCAAAATAGAGCATTTTATCTCTATGCTTGGCAAGTGTTTTGACTCTCCCTGGACCACACGAGCTTTGTCTGAGGTGTCTGGAGAAAACCCCGAAGAAAAGGACCATAAAAAGAGCGGCACTCCCAGGTCCAACATCGCCTTGTCTCCCGGAGAAGGAAGTCTGGAGAAGACGCAGTCTCTCCGGTCTATCCCGGAAAAGATTGTAGTTGACAAGCCATCAGCAAGCGTTTTGGATAAAAAAGAGGGCGAACAAGCTAAAGCTCTTTTTGAAAAGGTGAAGAAGTTCCGTTTGCACGTCGAGGAAGGAGACATCCTCTATCTCATGTATGTTCGCCAGACAGTGTTCAAAGTGTTTAAATTCCTCCTCATCATTGCCTATAATAGTTCTCTGGTGAACAAAGTGCGGAATAGAGTACGTTGTGAAGTTGAGATCCAGGACATGACAGGCTACAAAGACTTTGAATGTAATCACACCATGGCGCATCTGTTTTCTAAGCTCTCTTACTGTTACCTGTGTTTGGTGGCTGTCTATGGATTAACAAGCCTTTACACCTCTTACTGGCTGTTTTACCGCTCGCTGAAAGAGTACTCCTTTGAGTATGTGCGGCAGGAAACGGGCATCAATGACATCCCCGACGTCAAGAACGACTTTGCTTTCATGCTGCACATGATCGATCAGTACGACCCGCTGTATTCTAAACGATTTGCAGTTTTTCTATCCGAGGTCAGCgagaacaaactgaaacagctCAACCTCAACCATGAGTGGACTGCTGAGAAACTGCGTCAAAGACTCCAGACTAACACCAACAACAGACTTGAACTTCAGCTGTTCATGCTCCCCGGGTTACCCGACACTGTCTTTGAGTTGACGGAGCTGCAATCACTCAAGCTAGAGATCATCAACAATGTCACCATCCCTGCTTCAATCTCTCAGCTGGAAGACCTTCAGGAGCTGTCTCTTTACCAATGCTCTTTGAAGTTGCACACAACAGCTACCTCCTTCCTCAAAGAGAACCTGAAAGTGCTTCGTGTGAAGTTTGATGATAACAGGGAACTTCCGAACTGGATGTATGGTCTGCGCAACTTAGAGGAGCTTTATCTCACTGGCTCTCTAAGCCCTGATACTTCCAAAAATATAGTTTTTGAGTCCCTGCGGGAGATGAAGTGTTTGAAAACTCTCTCCCTTAAGAGTAATTTGACCAAGATACCCCAGTCTATCGTGGATGTTTCCAGCCATCTGCAGCGGCTGTACTTACACAATGATGGCACTAAGCTAGTAATGCTCAACAACCTGAAAAAGATGTCCAATCTGATTGAGCTGGAGTTGGTGCGTTGTGATCTGGAGCGCATCCCACATGCAATCTTCAGCCTGACAAATCTGCAAGAGCTTGACCTGAAAGAGAATAACCTCCGCTCAATTGAGGAGATTATCAGCTTCCAGCATCTTCGAAAACTCACTTGCCTCAAACTTTGGTACAACGGTATCATGTATATCCCGGAGCATATCAAGAAGCTTGGTAGCCTGGAGCGCCTCTACTTCAGCCACAACAAGATCGAGATATTGCCTTCACACCTGTTCCTGTGCAACAAGCTGCGCTACCTGGACCTGTCCAACAATGACATCCGATTCATCCCTCCAGAAATTGGAGTCCTCCAGAGTCTACAGTATTTCTCTGTCACCTGTAACAAAATCGAAAATCTACCCGATGAACTCTTCTTTTGCAAGAAGCTCAAAACGCTAAAGCTTGGCAAGAACTCGCTGTCCATACTCTCACCAAAGATTTCCTACCTAGCTCTACTGACATACCTGGACCTCAAAGGCAACCACTTTGAGGTTCTGCCACAAGAACTTGGTTGCTGTCGTGCTTTGAAGCGCAGTGGCCTTATTGTGGAAGAGACACTGTTTGAAACTCTGCCTTCAGACGTCAGGGACCAAATGAAGGCTGAGTGA